A DNA window from Paraburkholderia sp. IMGN_8 contains the following coding sequences:
- a CDS encoding glycine zipper 2TM domain-containing protein — protein MNTNLTPSNPQRSRIHPLVAGAAVAVILASATGIAAMTGILPTSRAVTAPTPPVAAVAAPVASAPLAAIPANTVQHTAQEAAPARPRVHHTHSTAAAEAPRYSNNQGYQAPSESASTRSVADPYAGEVVAINTVQAPEPTTGLGAVGGAVAGGLIGNQIGGGRGKVLATIAGAVGGGVAGNGIEHAVRKQTTYQVQVRMQDGSYRNFSYPTQPAVQVGERVHVSGDSLTAS, from the coding sequence ATGAACACGAACCTCACACCCAGCAACCCGCAGCGCAGTCGCATTCATCCTCTGGTCGCAGGCGCGGCGGTGGCGGTTATCCTCGCCAGCGCCACCGGCATCGCGGCGATGACCGGCATTCTGCCGACCTCGCGCGCTGTCACGGCGCCCACGCCGCCGGTCGCAGCAGTTGCGGCACCGGTTGCAAGCGCTCCGCTGGCCGCTATCCCGGCGAATACGGTACAACATACTGCACAGGAAGCCGCCCCTGCCCGGCCGCGCGTCCATCACACGCACAGCACTGCGGCAGCGGAGGCGCCGCGCTACTCGAACAACCAGGGATACCAGGCGCCTTCGGAATCTGCGTCGACGAGATCAGTCGCTGACCCGTACGCGGGCGAAGTCGTCGCGATCAACACAGTCCAGGCACCCGAGCCGACGACAGGCCTCGGCGCGGTGGGTGGCGCGGTCGCAGGCGGGCTGATCGGCAATCAGATAGGGGGCGGCCGCGGTAAAGTTCTCGCGACCATTGCAGGGGCAGTGGGTGGCGGCGTGGCAGGTAACGGCATCGAGCACGCCGTGCGCAAGCAGACGACTTATCAGGTACAAGTGCGCATGCAGGACGGCAGCTACCGGAACTTCAGCTATCCGACCCAACCGGCCGTACAGGTTGGCGAGCGCGTCCACGTATCCGGCGATTCCCTGACGGCTTCGTGA
- a CDS encoding VTT domain-containing protein yields MEQAYVQLLHLLAGHPAWTLTVVFLAAFLEAIAVIGTFIPGSTAMFLAGALAGTGSLSLGWVFVSAIAGAVAGDGISFLLGSRYKDRIVQVWPFRKHPQVLDAGHRFFEKHGAKSIVFARFVAPLRAIVPVVAGMLGMTPMRFYTMNVLSALLWAPAHILPGVVFGASVLLAGAVSFRLVVIIALLAGIVWLSFRAARFLLSHANAWSSAAGRHLANWASRHPGRVGRLARSMLDPDQPDAGSIVAASSVVLVCGALFFVVLEDVISGDPLVRIDLSVYHFLQSVRTPWSDTVLAGLATLGSVVTLATLVVTVALWMLWERRWRTIGYWLAAVAFSQLLIFALQFAMHRAPPDSLVSAAYVFPSNHVAATVIVYGFLAFLLARRVGMLEGLLVATASAVVVVVVALAGLYFGRFWVSDAIGGAALAYVWVAIVALTAMWRHPEPPPSRQFMPVVILLVVLVTVGVQLGVNPPAAPPDSTRPPPPVLVTQSQWTVSLWRHLPCYRSDMGGDRKEPLTLQWVSNRDAIKGRLRAQGWVEGMDLSARSLLSLASPNVAAVSLPVLPKLNNGVPSSLVFTRPGGTRDERDVLRFWPSGYAVANGASFTPLWIGALAHERLFRPSWPINILRADKQAAALDAHGNGSADFGAAVVATVSCHGVPVSLLASPEE; encoded by the coding sequence ATGGAACAAGCGTACGTCCAACTGTTGCATCTGCTCGCCGGTCACCCGGCATGGACGCTTACGGTCGTTTTCCTTGCAGCGTTCCTTGAAGCCATTGCCGTGATCGGCACCTTCATCCCTGGCAGCACCGCAATGTTCCTGGCCGGCGCACTGGCCGGCACCGGATCGCTGAGCCTTGGCTGGGTGTTCGTATCGGCGATAGCCGGCGCGGTCGCGGGAGACGGCATAAGCTTCTTGCTCGGCAGCCGTTACAAGGACAGGATCGTCCAGGTGTGGCCTTTCCGCAAGCATCCGCAGGTGCTCGATGCAGGCCACCGGTTCTTCGAAAAGCATGGCGCGAAGAGTATCGTGTTCGCCCGCTTCGTCGCACCGTTGCGGGCGATCGTGCCGGTGGTTGCGGGGATGCTCGGCATGACGCCGATGCGCTTCTACACCATGAACGTCCTTTCGGCGCTGCTCTGGGCGCCCGCCCATATCCTGCCGGGCGTGGTGTTCGGCGCATCGGTGCTGTTGGCCGGCGCGGTGTCGTTCCGACTCGTCGTCATCATCGCGCTGCTGGCGGGCATCGTATGGCTGAGCTTTCGAGCCGCGCGCTTTCTGCTGTCGCACGCCAATGCGTGGTCGAGCGCGGCGGGCCGCCATCTGGCGAACTGGGCCAGCCGGCACCCGGGCCGAGTCGGCCGTCTCGCCCGGAGCATGCTGGATCCCGATCAGCCGGACGCCGGCAGTATTGTGGCGGCCTCGTCCGTTGTACTGGTATGCGGCGCGCTTTTCTTCGTCGTTCTCGAAGACGTCATCAGCGGCGATCCGCTGGTGCGCATCGACCTATCCGTCTATCACTTCCTGCAATCGGTCCGCACTCCCTGGAGCGATACCGTCCTCGCAGGTCTCGCCACGCTGGGCAGCGTCGTTACGCTGGCAACACTGGTCGTCACGGTTGCGCTGTGGATGCTGTGGGAACGACGTTGGCGCACCATCGGCTACTGGCTGGCTGCGGTTGCATTTTCCCAGTTGCTGATCTTCGCTTTGCAGTTCGCGATGCACCGTGCTCCGCCGGATTCGCTCGTATCCGCCGCCTATGTGTTTCCGAGCAATCACGTCGCCGCTACCGTGATCGTCTATGGCTTTCTGGCATTTCTGCTCGCGCGGCGGGTCGGCATGCTGGAGGGTTTGCTCGTCGCAACCGCGAGTGCGGTCGTCGTGGTCGTCGTCGCGCTGGCGGGACTTTACTTCGGCAGGTTCTGGGTTTCCGATGCGATTGGCGGCGCGGCGCTGGCGTACGTCTGGGTCGCCATCGTTGCGCTGACAGCCATGTGGCGGCATCCGGAACCACCACCGTCACGCCAGTTCATGCCAGTGGTGATTCTGCTGGTCGTGCTCGTGACCGTGGGCGTGCAGCTTGGCGTCAACCCGCCCGCCGCGCCGCCGGATAGTACGCGCCCCCCGCCACCCGTATTGGTCACGCAATCGCAGTGGACCGTTTCCCTCTGGAGGCATCTGCCTTGCTATCGCTCCGATATGGGCGGCGACCGCAAGGAACCCCTCACGCTGCAGTGGGTGTCGAACCGCGATGCGATAAAGGGACGACTCCGCGCTCAGGGGTGGGTCGAAGGCATGGACCTGTCGGCGCGCAGCCTGCTTTCTCTCGCCTCGCCCAACGTCGCAGCCGTGTCGCTGCCGGTGTTGCCGAAGCTGAACAACGGTGTGCCCTCGTCGCTCGTTTTCACGCGTCCCGGCGGCACGCGCGACGAACGCGACGTACTGCGCTTCTGGCCAAGTGGCTACGCAGTGGCAAACGGCGCGTCATTCACCCCACTCTGGATCGGTGCGCTGGCGCATGAACGGCTGTTCCGTCCGTCGTGGCCAATCAATATCCTGCGCGCCGACAAGCAGGCCGCGGCACTCGATGCTCACGGCAACGGGAGCGCAGACTTCGGAGCCGCCGTAGTGGCAACGGTGAGTTGTCATGGCGTGCCGGTGTCGCTCCTGGCGTCGCCCGAGGAATAG